A stretch of the Gemmatimonadota bacterium genome encodes the following:
- a CDS encoding fructose-bisphosphate aldolase class I → MPSKKMPSKLNDVARAMVAPDRGILAADESSGTIRQRFNAIGLPSTKENRRAYRHMLFTTEGMEQFISGVILYDETLRQKALDEAETPFPRLLSDKGVIPGIKVDTGIHDLAGFPGEKVTEGLDGLRARLTRYGKLGAKFAKWRAVITVGKGIPTDVCIDANAHALARYAALCQECGIVPIVEPEVLMDGDHNIYRCDEVTGVTLRQVFEALAVYEVKLDGIVLKPSMVISGSECPEQASVEEVARRTVNNFLRNVPREVPGVAFLSGGQSSETATAHLNAMNHMFGELPWELSFSYGRALQAAPLRAWGGDPARFKAGQEAFFHRAMCNSAARTGTYSADMETAA, encoded by the coding sequence ATGCCTTCCAAGAAGATGCCTTCCAAATTGAATGACGTCGCTCGTGCCATGGTCGCCCCGGACAGGGGGATTCTGGCCGCGGACGAAAGCAGCGGCACCATAAGGCAACGGTTCAATGCCATCGGACTGCCGTCGACGAAGGAGAACCGCCGCGCCTACCGGCACATGCTGTTCACCACCGAAGGCATGGAGCAATTCATAAGCGGCGTCATCCTCTACGACGAGACCCTGCGCCAGAAGGCCCTGGACGAAGCCGAAACGCCCTTTCCCAGACTGTTGTCCGACAAAGGCGTGATTCCCGGGATCAAGGTGGATACCGGCATTCATGACCTGGCCGGTTTCCCCGGAGAGAAAGTCACCGAGGGGCTCGACGGCCTGCGCGCGCGCCTGACCCGGTACGGTAAGCTGGGCGCCAAATTCGCCAAGTGGCGGGCGGTCATTACCGTGGGGAAAGGCATTCCCACGGACGTATGCATCGACGCCAACGCCCATGCCCTCGCGCGTTACGCCGCCCTGTGTCAGGAATGCGGCATCGTACCGATCGTCGAACCCGAGGTGCTGATGGACGGCGACCATAACATCTACCGGTGCGACGAGGTTACCGGCGTCACGCTGCGGCAAGTGTTCGAGGCCCTGGCCGTGTACGAGGTCAAGCTGGATGGGATCGTCCTGAAACCCAGCATGGTCATCTCGGGTTCGGAATGTCCTGAGCAGGCTTCCGTGGAGGAAGTCGCGCGGCGCACGGTGAACAATTTCCTGCGAAACGTCCCGCGTGAGGTACCCGGCGTCGCCTTCCTGTCGGGCGGGCAGTCTTCCGAGACCGCCACGGCGCACCTGAACGCCATGAACCACATGTTCGGCGAGCTCCCGTGGGAACTCAGTTTCTCCTACGGCCGCGCCCTGCAGGCGGCCCCGCTGCGGGCATGGGGTGGAGATCCCGCCCGTTTCAAGGCGGGTCAAGAAGCCTTTTTCCACCGTGCCATGTGCAACAGCGCCGCCCGGACCGGCACGTACAGCGCCGACATGGAAACCGCGGCATAG
- a CDS encoding gluconokinase, with protein sequence MPRDTIQPSRDTIQPRPDTIQPPRVLAIDIGTSSVRAILFDRTARITSPTFQKSYDMETTPDGGVSIDADRLAAVVASVLDDFCAWGGPAAGEHPAGGHSSGDHPSGGRPAIDGVAMTTFWHNVVGVEGDRAVTPLISWADTRPGTVIAELAERLEAASAHERTGCVLHASYLPAKICWFARNDPETFARVERWMSIGEYLFLKWFGAPACSVSMASGTGLFNAHRCDWDDETLAALPVARDQLTPLTDVDEPVRGLQGEFASRWPVLAGASWYPAIGDGACNNIGSGCVDEDRIALMVGTSGAMRIMRRAAEFSIPDGLWCYRSDRRRILMGGALSNGGNVYGWMRDTLRLADEQRVERDLGGMAPDSHGLTVLPFWAGERSPGWHDVARAAITGMTLHTTPLDVMRASLEATAYCFANIHDRLRSIWGDAGEIVASGAGLLQSPVWMQMLADVLERSITASTVTEASSRGAALLALEASGALEDLAAAPAPLGKTYEPDPANRDRYREAMKRQQDLYDMMMDS encoded by the coding sequence ATGCCCCGCGACACGATTCAGCCGTCCCGCGACACGATTCAGCCGCGCCCCGACACGATTCAGCCGCCCCGCGTGCTGGCCATCGACATCGGCACGTCGTCCGTGCGGGCGATCCTCTTCGACCGGACGGCCCGTATCACATCCCCCACATTTCAAAAATCCTACGACATGGAGACCACGCCGGACGGCGGCGTTTCTATCGACGCGGACCGCCTGGCGGCGGTGGTGGCTTCGGTGCTCGACGACTTCTGCGCCTGGGGAGGGCCGGCAGCGGGCGAACATCCGGCGGGCGGCCATTCCTCCGGCGACCATCCCTCAGGCGGCCGTCCCGCGATCGACGGCGTGGCCATGACCACGTTCTGGCACAATGTTGTGGGCGTGGAGGGAGACCGCGCCGTGACCCCGCTGATCAGCTGGGCCGACACGCGGCCGGGGACGGTCATCGCCGAACTGGCTGAGCGTCTCGAGGCCGCCTCCGCCCACGAGCGCACCGGGTGCGTGCTCCACGCGTCCTATTTGCCCGCCAAGATATGCTGGTTCGCCCGAAACGATCCCGAAACGTTCGCCCGGGTGGAACGCTGGATGTCCATCGGTGAATACCTCTTCCTCAAGTGGTTCGGCGCGCCGGCCTGCAGCGTATCCATGGCATCCGGCACCGGGTTGTTCAACGCCCACCGGTGCGACTGGGACGACGAGACGCTGGCCGCGCTGCCGGTGGCGCGGGACCAGTTGACGCCGTTAACCGACGTGGACGAACCGGTACGGGGCCTGCAAGGCGAATTCGCGTCCCGCTGGCCCGTCCTGGCCGGAGCGTCCTGGTATCCGGCCATCGGCGACGGCGCCTGCAACAACATCGGCAGCGGTTGCGTGGACGAGGACCGCATCGCCCTGATGGTGGGTACTTCCGGCGCCATGCGGATCATGAGGCGTGCCGCGGAGTTCTCGATTCCGGACGGACTGTGGTGCTACCGGTCGGACCGCCGCAGGATCCTCATGGGCGGCGCCCTGAGCAACGGCGGGAACGTCTACGGTTGGATGCGCGACACGTTGCGCCTGGCCGACGAGCAAAGGGTCGAGCGGGACCTGGGCGGGATGGCGCCGGACAGCCACGGCCTCACGGTGCTGCCCTTCTGGGCGGGCGAGCGCAGCCCGGGTTGGCACGACGTCGCCCGGGCGGCCATTACCGGCATGACGCTGCATACCACGCCGCTGGATGTCATGCGGGCCAGCCTGGAGGCCACGGCCTACTGTTTCGCGAATATCCATGACCGGTTGCGGTCCATCTGGGGAGATGCCGGCGAGATCGTCGCTTCGGGCGCGGGCCTGTTGCAGTCGCCCGTCTGGATGCAGATGCTGGCCGATGTCCTAGAGCGGTCCATCACCGCCTCGACCGTGACCGAGGCCTCGAGCCGCGGCGCCGCGCTGCTGGCGCTGGAGGCCTCCGGCGCGCTGGAAGACCTGGCCGCCGCGCCGGCTCCCCTCGGCAAGACCTATGAACCGGATCCGGCGAACCGGGATCGCTACCGGGAAGCGATGAAACGGCAGCAGGATCTGTACGATATGATGATGGACAGTTGA
- a CDS encoding phytanoyl-CoA dioxygenase family protein, with product MFDLGFFKENGYVSLGQPFTPDEVGRFVELYDRDRSETGYFWRPIAFDGHQSVNCEPLISSPEFDGLIRHPALIGPIETIFQGPSCLAEACLRHMAPHEGDPVEVWHRDRSHMTDRPYRCGYLQMMLYLSDVSEETHCFSISPESCDGPILDIEEQVEQRGGIHLHGPAGTVILFNLSVVHAATVRKTTHERKSVQVYYGHRDGPVLSQYTTIPTGLWRDHPDPEVRGFYSLLNTRSRKFAEAFG from the coding sequence GTGTTCGATCTCGGATTTTTCAAGGAAAACGGCTACGTAAGTCTCGGACAGCCCTTTACCCCGGATGAGGTCGGCCGCTTCGTCGAACTGTACGACCGCGATCGGTCGGAGACGGGGTATTTCTGGCGGCCCATCGCCTTCGACGGTCACCAGAGCGTGAACTGCGAGCCGCTCATCTCCTCCCCGGAATTCGACGGGCTGATCCGCCACCCCGCGCTCATCGGCCCGATCGAGACCATCTTCCAGGGACCCAGTTGCCTCGCGGAAGCCTGCCTGCGCCACATGGCGCCGCACGAAGGCGACCCGGTGGAGGTCTGGCACCGGGACCGGAGCCACATGACCGACCGGCCCTACCGTTGCGGCTACCTCCAGATGATGCTCTACCTGTCCGACGTGAGCGAGGAAACCCACTGCTTTTCCATATCGCCCGAATCCTGCGACGGGCCCATCCTGGACATCGAAGAACAGGTCGAGCAGCGGGGCGGGATCCATCTCCACGGACCGGCCGGCACAGTCATCCTCTTCAACCTGTCCGTGGTCCACGCCGCCACCGTACGGAAAACCACCCACGAACGCAAGTCCGTCCAGGTCTACTACGGCCATCGCGACGGACCCGTCCTCAGCCAGTACACCACCATCCCAACGGGCCTGTGGCGCGACCACCCCGATCCTGAAGTGCGCGGGTTCTACAGCCTGCTCAACACGCGGTCGCGGAAGTTCGCCGAGGCGTTCGGGTGA
- the tkt gene encoding transketolase, with product MSEHDLEQRCINTIRMLAVDAVQQANSGHPGLPMEAAPIAYVLWTRLMRYNPKNPDWSNRDRFVLSGGHGSMLLYAMLHLTGYDLSLNEIRNFRQWESQTPGHPEYGDTPGVETTTGPLGQGIANAVGMAMAEAHLAARYNRPGHEIINHYTYVIASDGDMMEGVASEACSLAGHLGLGKLIVLYLDNSITIDGGTDLAFSENTGLRFDAYGWHVQRVLDGNDLARVEAAVEMARNETERPSVILCRTVIGYGSPNKAGTSKAHGEPLGEEEVELTKQSLGWPLKPKFLVPEDVRDWFQQMVPYGKGWELAWRQAVDAYAEAFPELAETWKQAMYGELPAGWDENLPAFSPDQADMATRQASGVTINALSQRIPGLLGGSADLAGSNNTMVEAESNYAAGNYAGRNLHFGVREHAMASALNGMTLHGGLRPYAGTFLVFSDYMRPAIRLAALMGIAPVYVFTHDSVGLGEDGPTHQPIEHYMALRAIPNLTLIRPADAAETAEAWVAALRRTDGPVALALTRQKLPVLDREGRASASGTAPAEGLASGSGLASGSGLAPADGLHRGAYILADADGTPDVILIASGSEVHLALEARETLAGEGVAARVVSMPSWELFEAQTEEYRESVIPASITARLAVEPGVTLGWERYVGPQGDVIGLERFGASAPYQDVFEHLGFTAENIAGRAKALVTASG from the coding sequence GTGTCAGAACACGATCTCGAGCAACGATGCATCAACACCATTCGCATGCTGGCCGTCGACGCCGTCCAGCAGGCCAACAGCGGCCACCCGGGCCTACCCATGGAAGCCGCGCCCATCGCCTACGTGCTGTGGACGCGCCTCATGCGGTACAACCCGAAGAACCCCGACTGGTCGAACCGCGACCGCTTCGTGCTCTCCGGCGGGCACGGGTCCATGCTGCTCTACGCCATGCTTCATCTCACCGGCTACGACCTCTCCCTCAATGAGATCAGGAACTTCCGGCAGTGGGAGAGCCAGACGCCCGGCCATCCCGAATACGGCGATACGCCCGGCGTAGAGACCACCACGGGACCGCTCGGCCAGGGCATCGCGAACGCCGTGGGCATGGCCATGGCCGAGGCCCACCTGGCAGCCCGGTACAACCGCCCCGGCCACGAGATCATCAACCACTACACCTATGTCATCGCCAGCGACGGCGACATGATGGAGGGCGTCGCCTCCGAGGCCTGTTCTCTCGCTGGGCACCTCGGCCTGGGCAAGCTGATCGTCCTCTACCTGGACAACAGCATCACGATCGACGGCGGCACGGACCTGGCCTTCTCGGAGAACACGGGCCTGCGGTTCGATGCTTACGGGTGGCACGTGCAGCGGGTCCTGGACGGCAACGACCTCGCCCGGGTCGAAGCCGCGGTCGAAATGGCGCGGAACGAGACGGAACGTCCCTCGGTCATCCTGTGCCGCACGGTCATCGGCTACGGCAGTCCCAACAAGGCCGGCACGTCCAAGGCCCACGGCGAGCCCCTCGGCGAAGAGGAAGTCGAACTGACCAAGCAAAGTCTCGGATGGCCGTTGAAACCGAAGTTCCTCGTCCCGGAGGACGTGCGTGACTGGTTCCAGCAGATGGTCCCGTACGGCAAGGGATGGGAACTGGCCTGGCGTCAGGCCGTCGATGCCTACGCGGAAGCCTTTCCGGAACTTGCGGAGACCTGGAAGCAGGCCATGTACGGCGAACTGCCGGCCGGCTGGGACGAGAACCTTCCGGCCTTTTCGCCCGACCAGGCGGACATGGCCACGCGGCAGGCGTCCGGCGTGACCATCAACGCGCTGTCCCAGCGCATCCCCGGCCTGCTGGGCGGCTCGGCGGACTTGGCCGGGTCCAACAACACCATGGTGGAGGCCGAATCGAACTACGCCGCCGGCAACTACGCGGGCCGCAACCTGCACTTCGGCGTGCGCGAACACGCCATGGCCTCCGCGCTGAACGGGATGACGCTCCACGGGGGCCTGCGCCCCTACGCCGGCACGTTCCTCGTGTTCTCGGACTACATGCGGCCGGCCATTCGCCTGGCGGCCCTCATGGGCATCGCGCCGGTCTACGTCTTCACCCACGACAGCGTGGGACTGGGCGAGGACGGCCCCACCCACCAGCCCATCGAACATTACATGGCGCTGCGGGCCATCCCCAACCTGACCTTGATCCGACCCGCCGACGCCGCCGAAACGGCGGAAGCCTGGGTGGCGGCGCTAAGGCGCACGGACGGCCCCGTCGCCCTGGCCCTGACCCGGCAGAAACTGCCCGTGCTGGACCGGGAAGGACGGGCGTCGGCATCGGGCACGGCACCCGCCGAGGGTCTGGCCTCGGGCTCGGGTCTCGCGTCGGGCTCGGGTCTCGCGCCCGCCGACGGCTTGCACCGGGGCGCCTACATCCTCGCCGATGCCGACGGAACACCGGACGTGATCCTCATCGCTTCCGGTTCGGAGGTCCACCTGGCCCTCGAGGCCCGGGAAACGCTGGCTGGTGAAGGGGTGGCCGCGCGCGTGGTCAGCATGCCGAGCTGGGAACTGTTCGAAGCGCAGACCGAGGAATACCGGGAATCCGTGATACCGGCGTCCATCACCGCGCGCCTGGCCGTGGAACCCGGCGTCACCCTTGGCTGGGAGCGGTACGTGGGCCCGCAGGGAGACGTCATCGGCCTCGAACGCTTCGGCGCATCGGCGCCTTACCAGGACGTGTTCGAGCACCTGGGCTTCACGGCGGAAAACATCGCCGGCAGGGCGAAGGCACTGGTTACAGCAAGCGGATAA
- a CDS encoding aminotransferase class I/II-fold pyridoxal phosphate-dependent enzyme, with translation MSRPPYSEIVENLPSVTPFVGPETIERQQGKPFRVRIGANESAFGVSPRAAAAMSEAARGVAWYCDPEGYELRTELAAMHGVDIENVTLGAGIDDLLGLIVRMYMDPGDAVAASLGCYPTFVYHVDGFGGRLETVPYRNDRNDLTALTDLAAKQKASILYLSNPDNPTGSYYGSNAISDLLDRVPPDCLFILDEAYLDFVPPDTILPIDVEDPRLIRVRTFSKAHGMAGARVGYAIAHRDVIRTFDKVRLHFGVSLVAQAGALASLRDPEFVASVVKAVEAGRENYRELAEDTGISSLPSQTNFVAFDFGTGERAGAVMNTLIERGVFLRKPAAPGLDRLVRVTVGTPGDRAVFSELFRDVMNGA, from the coding sequence ATGTCCAGACCCCCTTACTCCGAAATCGTCGAGAACCTGCCTTCCGTGACTCCCTTCGTGGGTCCCGAGACCATCGAACGTCAGCAGGGAAAACCGTTCCGGGTGCGCATCGGCGCCAACGAAAGCGCCTTCGGCGTATCGCCCCGGGCCGCGGCGGCCATGAGCGAAGCCGCGCGAGGCGTCGCCTGGTACTGCGACCCGGAAGGCTATGAACTGCGGACCGAACTGGCCGCGATGCACGGCGTGGACATCGAGAACGTGACCCTCGGCGCCGGGATCGACGACCTGCTGGGGCTGATCGTCCGCATGTACATGGACCCGGGCGACGCGGTCGCTGCGTCCCTCGGATGCTACCCCACCTTCGTCTATCACGTCGACGGTTTCGGCGGCAGGCTGGAAACGGTGCCCTACCGCAACGACCGCAACGATTTGACGGCGCTGACGGACCTGGCCGCGAAACAGAAGGCCTCCATCCTCTACCTGTCCAATCCGGACAACCCGACGGGTTCCTACTACGGCAGCAACGCCATCTCCGATCTCCTGGACCGCGTGCCGCCCGACTGCCTCTTCATTCTCGACGAGGCCTACCTCGACTTCGTGCCGCCGGACACCATTCTCCCCATCGACGTGGAGGATCCCCGGCTGATCCGGGTGCGCACCTTCTCCAAGGCCCACGGAATGGCCGGCGCCCGGGTCGGTTACGCCATCGCCCACCGGGACGTCATCCGGACCTTCGACAAAGTCCGATTGCATTTCGGCGTGAGCCTGGTAGCCCAGGCCGGCGCGCTGGCCTCCCTGCGCGACCCGGAATTCGTGGCGAGCGTGGTAAAAGCCGTGGAAGCGGGTAGAGAAAACTATCGAGAACTGGCCGAAGACACGGGGATATCCTCGCTGCCTTCCCAGACCAATTTCGTCGCCTTCGATTTCGGTACGGGCGAACGGGCCGGCGCCGTGATGAATACCCTCATCGAACGGGGCGTGTTCCTGAGAAAACCCGCCGCGCCGGGACTGGACCGCCTGGTCCGGGTCACGGTAGGCACGCCCGGTGACCGGGCCGTCTTCTCCGAGCTGTTCCGGGACGTCATGAACGGGGCGTAA